The Rhinolophus sinicus isolate RSC01 linkage group LG15, ASM3656204v1, whole genome shotgun sequence region TGTGGACTGGCCAGTCTTCCTCCTGCTTCTCGAGCATCTGCTCCAGGGAGGGCCACGAGGAGAGGGGCCCCAGGCACACCACCCCCAGGCTGGATTCTCCCCCACAACCCTGACCCCTCTGCTCCCAGCCTGATTTCACCTCAAGCCCACCTCAGCACCACTCATCCTACCAGTAGCAAAATTGTGGATTCGGGGGtccctggggagggcagggcgtCTACATATTTCTCTTGGGGTCTGAGGTCTGAGGCTGGGGTGCAGCCTGGGGGTGTACTGGGGGCAGGTTTGTGTGCCGAGTCCCAGGGCCTTGCACTTGGCCAGAGGCATAGATGCTGGGTGTCCACTCAGCTCTCAGGCAGGCCCCACCTCGTTTCCGTGGGAAGCCAGAGGCCACTTCCGTCTTCAATTGTCCCTGGTCTGTCTCTCCTGGAGAAGGAGGCTGGTTCTGTCCAGCCTTGACCGTCTTGCTGCCTTAACCTCATCCCCTCATCTTTTCATGCCTGGGCTGCCAGGTGGGAGGTGGGTGTTACCTGGCCCCTTGGGACGTGACCTCACCAACGTGGGAGTCCCTGTGGCAGCAGGAACCCTTGCAGCCTGAAGTCACAGCTCTGTCAGTTGGCTGGGTTTTTGTTGTCCTGGCGTGGGCAGCGTGGTGGTGCCAGGTGTGTGTTGGCAGCACCTGTGTTTGTACCAGCCACGACTTGGTCAGGCCCAATAGGTGACACAGACAGAAGGGGCTTCAGGTGGTCTGGCTTGTCCCCAGTAGTGGGGACAGTGTGCTTTGTTCCCCTGTACCCTGCCTGGCTGGCTCCCGCTGGCCCCCACCCGACCAGGGGAACAGGTTTGCTGGCCTTACACTCCCTAAGCACCATGGCGCCCAGCTGAGGTGGCGTCTGGAGCAAGGCAGGCACCCACGCCCAGCCTCGCGTGGTGGCTGGTGGCTCTGCCTGGGTCTGGAACACACAGCTTCTCGGGAGGCCCAGCACAGCCCCCTCAGGGACGTTTGGAACTTCAGCGAGGCCTGTtgcaggggggcggggggctctTGCTGAGGGTGCGTGAGGGGACGGCTCCTTGATGCGCTGGAATGTCCCCTGGGTCCACTGTCCCGGACGGAAAGCTCTGCTAATTGGCCGGGAAGGTCTGGAAGTGATTGGGCCACCCCTCCCCTCGCGTGTTTACAGGGAATCGGATCCCTCTGGAGGAGCCGCACATCAAAGCTCGGCTGGCTAGTGTTTGATGTCCAGAGGCCTCggaaggcaggaggcaggcgGCAGGCGCTAGGCCCTGTTTGTGATTTGTGGTCCTGCTTGCATGGTCCTGGGGAGGATTGTGACAGGTTCTCCTCTGGCACTTTAGGGTCTTGTGGTTTCCTGAGGCCTGGCCTGGGGTCACTGGGTCTCGGTGGGCTGAGTCCCAGGCCCTTTGGGGCACGCCCTCATCCCATTGTGCGAGGTCACCCAGCATGGCAGCCCAGCGTCACTGTGGTCGAGGCTTTCAGCCGGTGGGTCTCCTCCTTCCTGCGGAGACCTCAGGAGGCAGTGAGGCTGGTGGTGCCCAGGcttgggcaggggcagggccacACCGCATCCAGGAGCTCCCACAGCTGGCTCTGGATTGTGGGTCACAGCCCTGAGCAACACACAAAAGCATAAGCTAAAAGCAGAGAAACAGGCAAAACCCACACCAGACCACACAGTGGGCCTGGTCACGGCCTTGGACGCGGAGTCTGTAGAGTGCGTGTGCAGTCGGAGACCCCGCTGCCTCTGGTCCCGGGCCCAGCTCCCGTGTCTTCCCGTCCCAGTCACGTCCATGTGGGTGAGCAGTGAGGCCTGGAAGGGCAGTGCTGCACGGCCTGACGTCCCTCCGGGCCTCCTGCCCTGTGGGCCCAGCCCCTACGGCTGCCTGGGTGTTCCAGGGACCGTCTGGGGTAGGCGTTTATTTGGAGGGCTGGTTTACAACTATGGAAATGCTGGAGTGACTTCTCCTTGGTGGGCACAGGCCCGTGTCTGCCGTGTAAACGCTGCAGAACCAGGACTCGGTTGGCATGCAGCCCGTAACCGGGGTCGTAGCTTGGGCCCTGGTAGTGCGAGGTGGCGTTGGGTGTGGTGTGGCACGGGTGCGTGCGTGCATGTCTTTTGCGCCCATCCAGCGGTGCTGCGGGGGCCGGCTCTCTCCCATCTCGGGATCCGGCTTAGGAGGGAACAGGACTCGGTGGCTGGTCCTGTGTGGGCAGATGCCCGCTGCCATCTTACTGGAGAGCACAGCCTCCAGGATAAGAGGGGGGACAGTCTCGCCCTGGTCAGCTGGTGACCTGGGTGACAGCGCTGAGGCGTCGCCGGGTGGGGACACCTGCTGAATTTGCTATTAATGTTTTCCCAGACGATGGAGAGAGGTCTGCGGTACGTCCACAGTGTTTCCAAGCTGTTTGTCCCCAGGAGGTTCCCACACCCAGCCGTGTGGCTcaaggctgagagcctgggcTGCCCAGGTGCGCCTCTGTCCTGAGCCCTGCACagcctttggttttgttttgtgtgtttactgATGACAGTGATTTCAGGGGCCCTCAAGAGCCATCGGTGTGGGCCTATCCTGTGACCATGCGGACCTCTGGACACACTTCCCGAGGATGCACCATTGCACCCTCCCCAGGGGTGGCCCTCAGGCCGCCCACCCTGGGTGCAGGCGGCAGGGCCCCAGTCCTAACACGAGGCTCCGGTCAAGAGCCACCGCTTGGCCCTCAGGAAGACCCCGGTCCCGTTTGTTCCCATGTTGCCCTGTGGGGCCTGGCTGGAGGGGACAGCACTCGGAGTACTGGTGGCCTCAGAGACCTGGTGTCTGCCTCAGAATCCACTTAGTGGAtttgtgccctgagctgctgcaGGCACTTTAGGGGTCAGCGACTCTCCTGGAGGACAGTTTCAGATAAAAGCCCAGATCACAGTCCCCCGGGACTATCTTTCTCATCGCTGCCCCTGGGCACAGTTGATAGTGACCCTGGGCCCGTCCAGGAGGTGGCCGGTGCTGCTTGCCTCCCTGCTCTGTGTCCTACGCTTCGAGTCTCGAGGCTGGTGGGAGATACGCCCAGGCCATGTGCTGGTGGGTCAGGCCTCTCGGGCAGGTGGCTGCTTCCTTCTGGGTAGGGTGGGAGGGGCTCTACGCTGACTGCCTGGGTGCCATCCCAAGGGCACCGGTGTCCCTCCTACGTGCCAGCGGCCAGCCTGTGAtgtttcctccctctcctgcagGGAGTGTCTGGAACAGCCGAGTGAGGCCAGCCCGGTCTGCGTGTCTATGAGGGATGAGGTAGGTGCTGCCGCCCCACCCGCCTGGCCCCGGGCCCCACCTCCTGCTCCCAAGCGGCCACGCGGGCCCAGCCCCGTTTTCCAATCTGGAAAACTCACTCTCCTTCAGACCCGCCTTCaaagagtgtgtgtgggggggtgggggtgggggggcttcaGTTCTGAAAGCATGATGTGTTTCATGGAAGAAAGGCAGGCCGCCGGCTCCTGGAACTAACCGCGGGCCGCCCAGGCGCTCCCAAACCTCCCTCAACGCCCTGTTTGTTTTCTCAGCTTCTTTCAAAGCCCAAGAGTCACAAAAGtggtttcattttaataaatatttgctttgctCCGTGTTTTGATCTTTTTCAAAACCGAGTTCAGCGTGGTGCAGGCCCAGCCTGGCCAAGGCCCTGCCTGTCCCCACCCACCTTCCCGTGACGGGGACCCTCCTGGCGCTTGGTCCCCTGGCTCACAGGGGCTTTTTGTTTTGACTCTGGCCAAGTGCCCTTTCCTGGCCCAGGGTGGCCACTGTCCCCAAGGGGCCCCAGGAGGGCCCTGATGTGGATGGGATGCACCCACCAGGGCTGAGGGGATTTAGGGAGTATGTGCTCCCCTGGAGGACCCAGACCACTGGGCCTTGGGCACTTGGGTCGGGTCAGGGCCATCGTGGTCAGTCCATCCCTCAGAGGGCTGGCCAACTCGCCAGAAGTGGCCTGCCCAGGCCTGGGATGAGGCAGGGTAGGGGGACAGAGCCCAACCAGTGAACAAATGCTTGGGAGCAGCTGGGGGCCCCATGGTGCTGGCACCCAGGCTGGAATGGGGCGTGGGAGGGCtaggcaggagggcagggcctcTGGTGCCCTCAACAGGGTCATTGCGAGTCCTCGGCCCAGGCCAGGCAGGTAGCTTTGTCAACGAGGGGTCAGCGGATGTCCGGGGCACAGCTGTCCTGTCCCCTCCTTGCAGGTGACTGGCAGAGCCGCCTTGCAGAGCACGACGCTGCAGTCACTGGGCCTCACCGGGGGCAGTGCCATCATCAGGTGGGCcctcaaaggaaagaaaatgggaaatgtgGAAACAGAGGGAGGGGCACACGTGCCCTCTTGCCACCTCTCCCCTAGATCTGAGGCCACTGCCCTGGGGCTCTCCCAcctgtgtggtgggggtgggggtggggcatgtcAGGCAGGCGTCTGCTCTCTGCAAGGGCCAGTGGGGCAGGTGTGCAGCCCATGCATGCGTCCCCCACCAGGTGAAGTGAGACGTGAGGGGGCGGGAGGGCCTCCAGGGGACTGGACTCAGATGTGAGAGCCATGTGTGGACTTTCAttctctctgcccccacccccaggtttgCCATGAGGCAACGCATTTCAGCCATCAAGCAGGAACCTGGAGGTTCCCGGAGTGAAAGCCCAGGGAGCCCGACCCCTTCCGTGTCGGCCGAACAGGCAGCCAGCAGCCCTGTCCTGCCGTTGAGCTCCATGGGTCTCAGCCAGGGGGACATGAGCCGTCAGGACCAAGTAGTCACCTCAGGGGCCAGCCACGTGGATGGCCTGGGCCCAGAGCCTGCGTCCATGCAGGCAAAACAGACCTCAAAGCAGCCCGTACCTGCCCCCTTTGTGCCTTTTTCTGGCGGGGGACAGCGCCTGGGGGGCCCCCCTGGCTCTGCGAGGCATCTGATGTCACCTTCAGCCCAATTGCCAAAGTCCTCCAGCCCCGGAGGCCCCTCCAAGCCCAAGAAGTCGAGGCCTGGCCAGGAGCCCCAGCCAGAACTGCAGCCGGTAAGGGGTGAGCTGGGTGCCGGGGTCCTTCCTGCTGACCGCAGCTGACCTCTTGGCCGGTCAGCCTTGGGGGACAGCAGGGTCGCTGGgcactttttcatcttctcaggGAAGTGATTTTTTGGCATTGTTTTGTCTTCAATCAGCTTCACTGAGGCaccattttaaatgtagtttGATGGATTTTGACAAACTCATGTTGGCCCATGAccactgtcacagccaagagagCTTGTCTTTCGGGTGGCCCTCGCGTGGGTGCGGGGACTGTGAACACTCCTGTCCCAGGCCGTGCCTCAGAGCCGTCACCCTCCACCCTGCTGTCTGAGTCACTGGTTTTGACTTGCAGGTGGCTTTGGCATTGATTGTCCCATGTCGCACTTACTGCTGAGCCAAGCATCCCCGCAGCTCATCCACCACCAGCCGGTGGGGGTGCGGGCAGGCGGAGTGGCTTAGCATCACCCTGACCCAGGCACAGGGACGTTTGGGCCATGTTAGAAACCAGTCTGCAGCCCCCAGTCTCGTGACCTTTGTCACTTGGGCCCAGAATCAGTGGCCAAAAGCAGATGCATGTGTTTGGGGTGAGCCAGTGAGGGGGGCCTGACTCCCACTGGGCTTGTTCTTCCTGGGGTTCCTGTGTTTGGGGCTAGACACTGGGGCCAGGACTGGTTGTCTGTTTCTACCAACCTCACAGTTCAGGGATTGCACGGAGTGGGGCTTCTGGGCCCCTGGCCCCCCAGGCAGACCCTGGTTCTGTGTGTCTTGGGGACCTGTGGATGGCCCTGTGGGCTTGTTCTTGCCCAGGAGGTGGTTGCTGTCTGGATACAGGGTCCCTGCACATCCCGGAGCACTGAccctgggccccaggcaggaggGGGCATCCGCCTGGTCGCCAGCAGCGCTGCCTTTGATCTGGGAGCCCAGCAGCTGGTCGGTGGTGGGGCGTCCCCGCCCGCCTCGTGCCTCCTGTCACTAACAGCCGCACACCCAGAGGGCCAGCAGGCCACATGGTGTCTGCTTTGTGTCCCTTTtcagtgctgggggaggggagaggggaacaAAACAACTTTTGGGGGAACTTCAAAGGTACAGTTTAGTAATCAAAAGGAGTTTCCAAGTTTCCCATTAATGTTTTGCCTGTGTGTGGTTTTAGGATTTAAATAAAGAGTCGGAAGAGACAGGGTAAAATATAGGCAGGTCCTCGGCTGAGCCTGGGATGGTTTACAGACCCGGCGGCTCCAGCCTTTGATGTCGGAACATTAATTATTAGAAGGTAGTTTAACTGGCCATCAGAACCGGGCTGGGCGAAGCTGGGGCTGCCTGGCGGCCCCTGGCCTGCCCTTTGAAGTTCTCCTGCCCACCGCCCCGCAGCTCTATGCGTGCAGCCTCCGTCCCAGCAGGCACTccgccacccccgcccccgcagAGGGCATAGGGTCCCTGATCAAAAGCCCCGATCCCCTGGGCAGGATGGGTGGCTGATAGTGGTTGCCCCTGTGCCTGACCATCCTATATGAAGGCACCTGGCACTTCCTTGGCACCTTGCACCATGTCTCAGGGCGGCATCAGCCTTGCTTCTGGCCATCCCCGCTCCCTGGCCTACGGGTAGGAGGCTGGGAGGCACCTGTCCACATGGAGAGCGGCGTTCACCGCCCTGCAGCCCTCCTCTCAGCCTGGGACGCCTGCCCGTGATGTCTCCCCGAGAGCAAGTCCCACTGCCTGTCCCTGCCACGCCCAGTGGTGTGTGTGGATGCCCCAGGCTCtggctgcagccccagccacCCTCGGGCACAGTATGGCCTTAGCTGGAATGCCCACTGAGGTCTCTTGGCTGATAGGGGAGCAGCTTTGAAGGCGCCAGCTGAGTCTTGGTGGCAGTTTTTGAAGCCTGGTGACAGGCAGGTGCCCTTCAGCATCTCTGTCCTGCAGTGTCTTGTCCACGATGGGACTCAAGGGAGGGACAGATGCCCAGCCTGTGCACCGTAGTGGAGAATGGGTGTCTTGGCGCCCCTGGCACCCGGAGCTGCCCAGACAGGCCGGGGGGCTCCCGTGGATGAGGCCTGGTGGCCCGGTTTGCAGAATTTGGACCCCTTTAGCCTGCTGACTGCAGGCTCCCCGGGGCAGCTTCTGTGCCTGTGGCTGAAACCCTTGTTTACTTCAGTGTTTGGGGCTCCATTCGCCTCTCCACAGCAACATGCCTGGCCCCGCCATGGCCACGTGGGAGCTGCCCAGCCTCGATGCTGGGGCCCAGTGCTTACCTGCCCTGTTCTCTTCCTTCTAAAACACCTCTCATGTCTTCTGCTGGGAAGGCCAGTGGGCAGGCCCAGGAGTgcctgctgggccctgggcctggctGAGGGAGGGCCTGGCCCCGCCGAGTGCTGGCTGCTGGGCATCTGTGCCTCCGAGCCTCGTGTCCAGGGCCATCTCTCCTGTAGCTTTGCGCCTGCCTGCCCAGGCCTTTGGCGGTGCCCATGCCCTGGCGCTCCCTGCAGGGGCGGTGGCTCTGGGAGTAACTCGGGAGGTTTGGCCTGCATCCCTCGGTAGTGATTCATTTAAGCTCTAAGCCTCAAGGGGAAACGCTTCGAATTCTCTCTCCCCAGAATCATTGTCAGGACCGTCTGGGCTGCAAAGGAGGCGGGAGGGGAGGAGAACAAGAGCCCTCACCAGGAAGCTAGGAATCTGGGCTTGAGGTCACCTCCACAGAGGTTTTACAGTTTTTTCTCCGTGTGTCATCACGTCCTGGAAAATTActgtcaagaaaatgaaactcagcGGGCAGCAAGGCCACTTCTGACATGAGGGGAACCCTGTGTGCCCAAGTGGGTTCTCAGCCACTTGTGTGGCAGCTGCTGGAGCTTGTCCACCCAACTGTCCAGAGACGGTCAAGCCCATATCTCCACCCAGCGCCCGGTCCTCTCATCCCCTCTGTACTCAGCCCCCTGTGGTGACAGCCAGTGGTGTGGGGCTGTGGTGGGCACTCTCGCAAGCCTTCATCTCCTCAGGTCTCCCTCCACCACCTGTCCGGTGTACTAGGGACTTTCTGAAGGCACCAATGGCTGTCCACAGCTGACAGTTGTCACCAAGTCCCCAGCCCTAAATGGCGTGTCGCTCCAGCCTTTGTTCAACTCTGACTTGTTACCCAGGGCTGCCTCTGAGCATCACCCTCAGATGGTGCTCCTGTTCCTTCTGCATGCCTCTGGGGCCCCTGGCAGTATCATCCTGGTGAGACAACTATAAGACGGTCCACCAGTGAGGTGACGGCAACTCACGTTCTTGGTGGCAAGCCATCTTCTGTGTGGCTCCCTGGAAGCCTCGAGCCAACCTGGAGATTTGAGTCATGGCGGTCAGCTGTCAGGAGCGTGAGGAGGTTCCAGGCTCCATTATTCTCAGCGCAGAGCCTGGGACCCTGCCAGCCTCTCAGATGCCAACTGAAAGATTCATCTCAGACCCCTCCCCAGGCACCAGGGATGTGCCCCTTAGCCAGGACGTAGGACTCACTCCCATAATGAGGGTGAAGGCATGACACGTTCCCTCACGGCTGCCACCATGTGCGTTCTGCCTTCCTAATGATATCCTAGATCTCTGTTCTCCATCCAAAAATGTCTCCATAAACTACCTGGGCTGGGAGCCATGCATAATACCTGCTCGTGACCAGGGACCAGTGGGTGAAGGGACAACAGACGAGGCCAGATTGCGCCGAGTGGCCACAGTGAGCACTTGGCTGGCTGAAACCCCTCCTTGAGCCTCTTCCCCCGGGAGCTGTCagaccagcccctcccccacctccctttgCCTGGAAACGCTCTCTCCTGGGAAGGCTAAGGTGAGGGTTTGAAGCCTCCTGGCTTCTCCCTTGTCATTTGGTAGCATGGTGACATTTCCTGCCAGCCTAGCCACCAATCTGTATTCCTGTGGGACAGGGCCTGCCTGGGGCCAGGACGTGGCAgcagccctggggctgggctATTCCCTGGAAGTGCCAGGAGGACAGCAAGGCCAGAGTGGCCATGTGCTCCCTGGGACTGGCTTCACCGCCTGTGTCCCAGGCTCAGGGACTCATCTGGATGGTCAGGCTCAGCTTGGTGCCACCGGCTGCATGTCACCCAATTGCTGCATTCATGGGGTGACTCTTGTGCCTGGGGCTGGGTCCTCTAAGGGAGGTACTAGGACAGGTGGCCCCAGAGCCTTTGTGCTACAGCCCTTAGGGGCCTGGCTCTGGACACGGCGATTCCTGCTCAGGCACATGTGTGTTctgccctcaccccccaccccccaggagccCAGGCTTGCTCTCGGCCCTTCTGGAATGCAGGCGCCATGGCTGTGGGGGGCAGCCTGGCGCCTGGCATCTTGTTATAAAAAGCTCTGGCGTAGACTGCTCGTGGTGGCTGCAGGATGGTTGTGGCTTTGAAGGGGCAGCCCCCAGGGGCCTCGGTCAGCCACCTATGGGCTCTGCTGCCCAGGCCTCAGCTAGCCCTTCCTGGCCACTGTGCCATAGCATTCTGAGATCAGAGGGTTTTCCTGGCGAGAACCCGCCTCCTTTCTCTGGGGGAGAGGGCATTGTGAAGTGTGACTGCAGGGACCTACCAGAGTGGACAGTCCAAACTTGGGTGTGGCCTGGGAAGGGCCGCGCTGGAGATACCTGGCAGGTGCACTGGGGGAGTGCCTCCCCAAACGCTGAGCAGCTTGGGCCTGGACGTCCCAGGCCAGGGGTCTGACCTTTAGGGCAAGCGGGGCTGTATGGAAGAACCATCAATCTATCAGAGAAGCGAGTTCCCAGCACCCGCTGAGCCCGCCCTGGCCCCAGGTGTGAAAAGctggaggtgtgtgggggtgagggaggacaGGACCTGGCGTGGACACCTTGATCAGGCCCGGCTCCTGCAGCAGCCTGAGTGCTGCAGAGTGTCCCCTGCCCCCCTGCTCACTGCCATTACCCACCCAGAGGCCACAAGAGCAAGCCCTGCCTTGTAATTTCCATCGCCCTTGCTGCCAATCAGGATTGACGCTGTCCCTTCCTGTGTCCccagggtgggcagagggaggggccAGGCTGCTCCCTTGGGGAGTGGTAGTGGGGTCAGCTGGGCCGTGGGGCCAGCGGTGGCAGGTTTTTGCCAAACCTCTAATTTGGGGGCTGCCgcttcccctgcccctcccatggAGCCCCAGACGTGGCCTTGACCAGGTCACTGCTCCCCAGGCTTTGGGGACCCTGATAGCAGGCAGCTTCCTGGGTCCCTTCCGGTGGGGGGGGGTGAAGGGGGGCTCCCATGGAGACAGGAAGTGAGGAAAAGAGCTGCTGGGGGAGGCGGGCCCTGCCAAGTGGCCACTCCCTGACTCCCCCCAGCAGTGACTGAGCCAAGACCCCAGGTCCATGTGCCCTCCTGGTGAGCGAGGGTCCCAACAACAGCGTTGCTGAGCAGACCGGCATGGAGGGAGCGGTTCCAGCCTGGACAGGCTTGGCCTGGGTTCCCAACCCACTGTCCCACACCCCACCCTGGAGACCTGGCCCTGGCTGATAGCTGGGGCTGGCGAGTCCTGGGCTTGGCTCAGGTCTGCACGGCTGCTCCCTCAGCAGGGTTTGGGTGACCTGGCCCCATGTGGCACCCGGGCCCCTTGTGGGAGTCTGCGTCAGCAAAGCCCTCTGCCTCGCAGCCGGTTGACCGGGACCCCGTGGTGTGCCACCCTGACCTGGAGGAGCTGCTCCAGGCCTGGCCCGGGGAGCTGCCGGATGAGTTCTTCGAGGTGACTGTGGACGACGTGAGAAGACGCTTGGCCCAACTCAAGAGTGAGCGGTGGGTGTGACCCCAGCCCCTGCTTCCCACCTCAGGCCCCCAGTACCTGTGCCCTCACACACCTGGGAGCATGTGGGGCCCAGGCAGGGGGCACCTAGTACTGTCCAGCTTGTGTGGGACCTCCACTGTGGCTGGGGAGACCCAGGCCTTCACCCACCCCTTCCGCAGGGAGCGCCTGGAAGAAGCCCCCTTAGTGACCAGGGCCTTCAGAGAGGCTCAGATGAAGGAGAAGCTGGAGCGATACCCTAAGGTACCGGAAGGGCTGGGGTGTCGGTGCGGGCTCTGAGCTGGGGCCTGCCTCGGCCACCGCAACCCACACGCCGCTGGCTGTGGTCAGCTGTGCTTCACCCAGGCCTGCACAGCCTGGTTAATTACTGAACCAGTCAGCCCgttttataatgaaaacagaGTTCGGTGTGTTTTTACACACACACGGGGGCACTGCCCGGGCCTCGCGTCCAGCTCCTGGCACAGCTGTAGCCAGGGATGTGGTGGGGACAGCGAGGGCCAGGGGGCGAGTGGCACTTCCTCCTGCCCCAGTCCTGGTGTCTGCCTCCCGGGGTGGGGGCCTGGCCACCGTGGGCACAGGGGTGCTGCTGACGCCTGCCCTGTCTGCCCAGGTGGTCCTGCGGGTCCTGTTCCCTGATCGCTACATCCTACAAGGCTTCTTCCGCCCCAGCGAGACAGGTAAGCAGCTGCCTGGGCACCTGTGAGGGCCGAGCCCCTCCTGGCTCCTCCCTCGGAGGTCCGTGGCCACCTAACCTCTGGGCTCCAGGGAGGCGGATGTTTTCAGGTGGCTGTTGTCCCTGTGGGGCAAGCAGCAGACTCTGAGCTTGCAGTCTGTTGGGGTGCAGGCACAG contains the following coding sequences:
- the ASPSCR1 gene encoding tether containing UBX domain for GLUT4 isoform X2 codes for the protein MAAPAGGGGSAVSVLAPNGRRHTVKVTPSSVLLQVLEDTCRKLDFNPSEYDLKFQRNVLDLSLQWRFANLPNNAKLEMVPASRSREGPENMVRIALQLDDGSRLQDTFCSGQTLWELLNHFAQTRECLEQPSEASPVCVSMRDEVTGRAALQSTTLQSLGLTGGSAIIRFAMRQRISAIKQEPGGSRSESPGSPTPSVSAEQAASSPVLPLSSMGLSQGDMSRQDQVVTSGASHVDGLGPEPASMQAKQTSKQPVPAPFVPFSGGGQRLGGPPGSARHLMSPSAQLPKSSSPGGPSKPKKSRPGQEPQPELQPPVDRDPVVCHPDLEELLQAWPGELPDEFFEVTVDDVRRRLAQLKSERERLEEAPLVTRAFREAQMKEKLERYPKVVLRVLFPDRYILQGFFRPSETVITPPKTTLDDPTLTLFQANLFPAALVYFGAEEPTVLYLEPRLLEHTVSPSAADVLVARCISRASVTPSPPPAPDSAPVESQPAAEDAVGPLEPSPRAAQPVRRDLGKVPKWLKLPATKR
- the ASPSCR1 gene encoding tether containing UBX domain for GLUT4 isoform X1; translation: MAAPAGGGGSAVSVLAPNGRRHTVKVTPSSVLLQVLEDTCRKLDFNPSEYDLKFQRNVLDLSLQWRFANLPNNAKLEMVPASRSREGPENMVRIALQLDDGSRLQDTFCSGQTLWELLNHFAQTRECLEQPSEASPVCVSMRDEVTGRAALQSTTLQSLGLTGGSAIIRFAMRQRISAIKQEPGGSRSESPGSPTPSVSAEQAASSPVLPLSSMGLSQGDMSRQDQVVTSGASHVDGLGPEPASMQAKQTSKQPVPAPFVPFSGGGQRLGGPPGSARHLMSPSAQLPKSSSPGGPSKPKKSRPGQEPQPELQPPVDRDPVVCHPDLEELLQAWPGELPDEFFEVTVDDVRRRLAQLKSERERLEEAPLVTRAFREAQMKEKLERYPKVVLRVLFPDRYILQGFFRPSETVGALRDFVRSHLGNPELPFHLFITPPKTTLDDPTLTLFQANLFPAALVYFGAEEPTVLYLEPRLLEHTVSPSAADVLVARCISRASVTPSPPPAPDSAPVESQPAAEDAVGPLEPSPRAAQPVRRDLGKVPKWLKLPATKR
- the ASPSCR1 gene encoding tether containing UBX domain for GLUT4 isoform X3, encoding MVPASRSREGPENMVRIALQLDDGSRLQDTFCSGQTLWELLNHFAQTRECLEQPSEASPVCVSMRDEVTGRAALQSTTLQSLGLTGGSAIIRFAMRQRISAIKQEPGGSRSESPGSPTPSVSAEQAASSPVLPLSSMGLSQGDMSRQDQVVTSGASHVDGLGPEPASMQAKQTSKQPVPAPFVPFSGGGQRLGGPPGSARHLMSPSAQLPKSSSPGGPSKPKKSRPGQEPQPELQPPVDRDPVVCHPDLEELLQAWPGELPDEFFEVTVDDVRRRLAQLKSERERLEEAPLVTRAFREAQMKEKLERYPKVVLRVLFPDRYILQGFFRPSETVGALRDFVRSHLGNPELPFHLFITPPKTTLDDPTLTLFQANLFPAALVYFGAEEPTVLYLEPRLLEHTVSPSAADVLVARCISRASVTPSPPPAPDSAPVESQPAAEDAVGPLEPSPRAAQPVRRDLGKVPKWLKLPATKR